The following are encoded together in the Flavihumibacter fluvii genome:
- the atpB gene encoding F0F1 ATP synthase subunit A: protein MARISFKSTLVAVFSLVLIVSGGAAFANDGGDGGHGEAPKEEFNAGESILHHIADSHEWHFFSVGEKHISIPLPVIVYSPQRGLSIFSSSKFHHGEEIHEGYKLEHDHVIAVNEDGAADESVKVYDFSMTKNVVQMLLAVITLIWIMTAIGKKYSKEGAGKAPSGLQNAIEPVITFVRDDVARPNLGHKYKKYLPYLLTVFFFILINNIFGLLPGAANVTGNIAFTALLALISWIVIMFSTNGHFWGHIFWPPNVPLPVKIILIPVELMGVFIKPVALMIRLFANMTAGHIVILSFVSLIFIFGQMSTAVGWAFSPVSIAFSVFIYLIEILVAFIQAFIFTTLTAVFIGQAFEGEHHHEEGAAHGEAAAH from the coding sequence ATGGCAAGAATTTCCTTCAAATCTACACTAGTAGCGGTTTTCAGCTTGGTTTTAATAGTATCTGGTGGTGCTGCATTCGCTAATGATGGTGGTGATGGTGGCCATGGGGAAGCCCCAAAGGAAGAATTCAATGCCGGCGAGTCCATTTTGCACCATATTGCTGACTCCCATGAGTGGCATTTTTTCAGTGTAGGTGAAAAACATATCAGTATTCCTCTGCCTGTTATTGTATATTCTCCGCAGCGAGGTTTAAGTATATTCTCTTCGTCAAAATTCCACCATGGAGAAGAAATTCATGAAGGATATAAGCTGGAGCATGACCATGTAATTGCTGTAAATGAAGATGGAGCAGCCGATGAATCGGTAAAAGTGTATGATTTTTCCATGACCAAGAATGTGGTTCAGATGCTTTTGGCGGTAATCACGCTGATCTGGATCATGACGGCTATCGGGAAAAAATACAGTAAAGAAGGTGCCGGAAAAGCCCCAAGTGGTTTGCAAAATGCAATTGAACCTGTGATCACATTTGTAAGGGATGATGTTGCAAGACCAAACCTGGGACATAAGTATAAGAAATACCTGCCATACCTATTGACTGTATTCTTCTTTATCTTGATTAACAATATCTTCGGGCTCTTGCCGGGTGCTGCGAATGTAACTGGCAATATTGCCTTTACGGCCCTGCTGGCACTGATCTCCTGGATTGTGATCATGTTCAGCACCAATGGTCATTTCTGGGGCCACATTTTCTGGCCTCCCAACGTGCCCCTTCCTGTTAAGATCATCCTCATCCCTGTTGAACTGATGGGTGTGTTCATTAAACCAGTAGCGCTTATGATTCGTCTTTTCGCGAATATGACCGCAGGTCACATTGTAATATTGAGCTTCGTATCGCTGATCTTCATATTTGGCCAAATGAGTACTGCTGTAGGATGGGCTTTTTCACCTGTTTCCATTGCCTTCTCTGTATTTATTTACCTGATTGAAATCCTGGTTGCATTTATTCAGGCTTTCATTTTCACTACATTGACAGCTGTTTTTATAGGCCAGGCATTTGAAGGCGAGCATCATCATGAAGAAGGCGCTGCACATGGTGAAGCTGCAGCCCATTAA
- the atpE gene encoding ATP synthase F0 subunit C, translating into MSILNILLEVGTAQAGGAIGAGLAAIGAGIGIGQIGRGAVESIARQPEAVNDIRGNMILTAAFIEGVALFAVIAGLLAVLAK; encoded by the coding sequence ATGTCAATCTTGAACATTCTGTTGGAAGTTGGAACTGCCCAGGCAGGTGGTGCAATTGGCGCTGGACTCGCAGCTATTGGTGCTGGTATTGGAATTGGCCAGATCGGTAGGGGCGCGGTTGAGTCTATTGCCCGTCAACCTGAAGCAGTAAACGACATCCGTGGTAACATGATCCTGACTGCAGCGTTCATCGAAGGTGTTGCCCTTTTCGCTGTAATCGCAGGTCTGTTGGCTGTATTGGCTAAATAA
- the atpA gene encoding F0F1 ATP synthase subunit alpha, with product MVSIKPDEISAILRQQLSNFDNSVELEEVGTVLQVGDGIARVYGLNNVRAGELVEFANGVKAIALNLEEDNVGVVLMGESSEIKEGDKVRRTGNIASIKVGEGLVGRVINMLGDPIDGKGPITGELYEMPLERKAPGVIFREPVKEPLQTGIKSIDAMIPVGRGQRELIIGDRQTGKTAIAIDTIINQKEFYKAGKPVYCIYVAIGQKASTIAGVMKTLEENGAMEFTTIVAASASDPAPQQFYAPFAGAAIGEFFRDTGRPALIIYDDLSKQAVAYREVSLLLRRPPGREAYPGDVFYLHSRLLERAAKVISKDEVARNMNDLPASIKHLVKGGGSLTALPIIETQAGDVSAYIPTNVISITDGQIFLEGNLFNAGIRPAINVGISVSRVGGNAQIKSMKKVAGTLKLDQALYREMEAFSKFGGDLDAATKMVLDKGARNVEILKQPQYSPFSVEKQVAIIYLGTQGLLRDVPVNKVKEFEELFLLDMENKLPNVLAEFKKGNLPEDGIQKMVELAKVLMAQYKK from the coding sequence ATGGTAAGTATTAAACCAGATGAAATATCAGCGATTTTGCGCCAACAGCTGAGCAACTTCGATAATTCAGTTGAACTGGAAGAAGTAGGCACGGTATTGCAGGTGGGGGATGGTATTGCCCGTGTTTACGGACTGAACAATGTTCGTGCGGGTGAACTGGTGGAATTTGCCAATGGCGTTAAGGCCATTGCATTGAACCTTGAAGAAGACAATGTGGGTGTGGTATTGATGGGTGAGTCTTCTGAGATTAAAGAAGGAGATAAAGTACGCCGTACGGGTAATATCGCCTCTATTAAAGTGGGAGAGGGACTCGTTGGCCGTGTGATCAATATGCTGGGTGATCCGATCGATGGTAAAGGACCGATCACGGGTGAACTGTATGAAATGCCGCTTGAGCGTAAAGCGCCTGGGGTTATCTTCCGTGAGCCGGTAAAAGAGCCATTGCAAACGGGTATTAAATCTATAGATGCCATGATTCCTGTTGGTCGTGGGCAGCGTGAGTTGATCATCGGTGACCGCCAGACTGGTAAGACTGCGATCGCGATTGATACCATCATTAACCAAAAAGAATTTTACAAAGCCGGAAAGCCGGTGTATTGCATTTATGTGGCAATTGGTCAGAAAGCCTCCACCATTGCCGGCGTTATGAAGACTCTGGAAGAAAATGGTGCAATGGAGTTTACCACTATCGTTGCAGCATCTGCGTCAGATCCTGCCCCACAGCAATTCTACGCACCATTTGCCGGAGCTGCAATTGGTGAATTCTTCCGTGATACCGGACGTCCGGCCCTAATCATTTATGATGACCTAAGTAAACAAGCAGTTGCTTATCGTGAGGTCTCCTTGTTGTTGCGTCGTCCACCAGGCCGTGAAGCTTATCCTGGCGATGTATTCTACCTGCATAGCCGTTTGTTGGAGCGTGCTGCGAAAGTGATCAGTAAAGATGAGGTAGCGCGTAACATGAATGACTTACCTGCCAGTATCAAACACCTTGTAAAAGGTGGTGGTTCCTTAACGGCGTTACCAATTATCGAAACTCAGGCTGGTGACGTATCGGCGTATATCCCAACTAACGTAATCTCCATTACCGATGGCCAGATCTTCCTGGAAGGCAACCTTTTTAACGCAGGTATTCGTCCGGCGATCAACGTTGGAATTTCTGTTAGCCGTGTGGGGGGTAATGCTCAGATCAAATCGATGAAAAAGGTTGCTGGAACCCTTAAACTGGACCAGGCCCTGTACCGTGAGATGGAAGCATTCTCCAAATTTGGTGGCGACCTTGATGCGGCTACTAAAATGGTATTGGATAAGGGCGCCCGTAACGTAGAAATCCTGAAACAACCACAATATTCTCCTTTTTCTGTAGAAAAGCAGGTTGCGATCATTTACCTGGGAACACAGGGTTTGCTTCGTGATGTTCCTGTAAATAAGGTGAAGGAATTCGAAGAACTGTTTTTGCTTGATATGGAAAACAAACTCCCTAACGTACTTGCAGAATTCAAGAAAGGGAACCTTCCAGAAGATGGCATCCAGAAAATGGTCGAACTGGCAAAAGTTCTGATGGCACAGTATAAAAAGTAA
- the atpF gene encoding F0F1 ATP synthase subunit B: MELLLPALGYFVWTLVAFLIVFFILKKFAWKPILSTLNEREKNIADSIATADRVKVEMAQMKNENEAMMQKAREERAVMLKEAKEIKDKIVSEAKEQAKLEANKILVDAQASIEQQKNAALTDVKNSIGNMVIEVTEKVIRRELAGKSEQEAYIRNLADELTNGRKN; encoded by the coding sequence ATGGAATTATTACTGCCTGCCTTAGGGTATTTTGTCTGGACTTTAGTTGCTTTCCTGATCGTGTTTTTTATCCTTAAAAAATTTGCCTGGAAGCCCATCCTGTCCACACTGAACGAGCGCGAGAAAAATATTGCTGATTCTATTGCTACTGCCGATCGCGTAAAAGTTGAAATGGCGCAGATGAAAAATGAGAACGAAGCCATGATGCAGAAAGCCCGTGAAGAACGTGCTGTGATGCTGAAAGAGGCGAAGGAAATTAAGGACAAAATTGTAAGTGAAGCTAAGGAGCAGGCTAAACTGGAAGCCAATAAAATCCTGGTTGACGCCCAGGCCTCAATTGAGCAGCAAAAAAATGCCGCCCTCACAGATGTTAAGAACAGTATCGGTAATATGGTCATCGAGGTAACTGAAAAAGTGATCCGTCGCGAACTGGCCGGTAAATCAGAGCAGGAGGCCTATATCAGGAACCTGGCAGATGAACTGACCAATGGCAGAAAGAATTAA
- a CDS encoding ABC transporter ATP-binding protein: MSSSTAPKKIFDFSLLNRVFSLAKPYRKKVIGSLVLAILLAVLSPVRPYLIQITVNEYIRNGLLDWVVRITLIQVVFLVIETIFRFLFTFITSWIGQTVVKDLRVSVFNKVIHLNLSQFDKTPIGTLTTRTINDIESINDIFSDGLIPIIADLLSIVSILFVMFWVDWKLALISLAPFPILIIATYLFKESVNRSFIKVRNAVAALNAFVQEHLTGMQVVQAFAAEGREHRKFRAINKDHRNANIKAIFAYSVFFPVVEIVLAVSTGLLVWWGATRAMLLPEAEAAAMAGKMIAFILYLNLLFRPLRFIADKFNVLQMGMVASERVFKLMDNADFIQLEGSFSPAKVKGRIEFDHVWFGYNDHQYVLKDLNFVVEPGETIALVGHTGSGKTSIISLLNRLYHINKGQIRIDGVSLEEFKLDALRRQTGVVLQDVFLFSGSVLDNITLRNPEISRKQVERAAQLIGMHQFIEQLPGGYDYNVMERGSTLSLGQRQLLSFIRALLYDPSILILDEATSSVDTESEQLIQHAIEALISGRTAIVIAHRLSTIRRADKIIVLEKGEIREIGNHEDLMEREGYYYSLYQSQFEEAGKGER, from the coding sequence ATGTCCTCTTCCACTGCGCCTAAAAAAATTTTTGATTTCAGTCTGCTTAACCGGGTTTTTTCCTTAGCCAAACCATACAGGAAAAAAGTAATCGGTTCTCTGGTGCTGGCAATACTATTAGCTGTGTTGTCCCCGGTGAGACCCTACCTTATCCAGATCACGGTGAACGAGTATATCCGTAACGGGCTCCTGGACTGGGTTGTGAGGATTACCCTGATACAGGTGGTTTTCCTGGTAATAGAAACTATTTTCCGCTTCCTTTTTACGTTTATTACATCCTGGATTGGTCAAACCGTGGTGAAAGACCTTCGGGTATCGGTATTTAATAAGGTGATCCACCTGAACCTTTCCCAATTTGATAAAACCCCCATTGGCACCCTTACCACCCGCACTATTAATGACATTGAATCGATCAATGATATTTTTTCAGATGGATTGATTCCCATCATTGCCGACCTTTTATCTATAGTCTCCATTTTATTCGTAATGTTCTGGGTAGATTGGAAGTTGGCCCTGATCAGCCTTGCCCCATTTCCAATCCTGATTATAGCGACTTATCTTTTTAAGGAAAGTGTTAACAGGTCTTTTATCAAGGTAAGGAATGCTGTGGCTGCATTGAATGCATTTGTTCAGGAGCATCTCACAGGCATGCAGGTGGTGCAGGCATTTGCGGCTGAGGGTAGGGAACACCGAAAGTTCAGGGCCATCAATAAGGATCACCGAAATGCAAATATCAAGGCTATTTTTGCGTATTCTGTCTTTTTTCCAGTTGTTGAGATTGTATTGGCGGTATCTACCGGTTTGCTGGTTTGGTGGGGAGCCACCCGTGCCATGCTCCTGCCCGAAGCCGAAGCAGCAGCCATGGCCGGCAAGATGATCGCTTTCATACTATACCTCAACTTACTTTTTCGGCCGCTCCGGTTCATCGCTGATAAATTTAATGTGTTACAGATGGGGATGGTAGCCAGTGAGCGGGTATTCAAGTTGATGGATAATGCTGATTTCATCCAGCTTGAGGGTAGCTTTAGTCCAGCAAAAGTAAAAGGCCGGATTGAATTTGACCATGTCTGGTTTGGGTATAATGACCACCAGTATGTACTAAAAGACCTGAATTTTGTAGTTGAACCGGGCGAAACCATTGCTCTGGTGGGACATACCGGCAGTGGCAAAACATCAATTATCAGTCTCCTGAACAGGTTATACCATATTAATAAGGGACAGATCAGGATCGACGGCGTATCCCTTGAGGAATTTAAGTTGGATGCGTTGAGGAGGCAAACCGGTGTTGTATTACAGGATGTCTTTTTATTTTCAGGGTCTGTACTGGATAACATTACCCTGCGAAACCCGGAAATCAGCCGTAAACAAGTAGAACGGGCTGCGCAACTTATTGGAATGCATCAATTTATAGAGCAACTACCCGGAGGGTACGACTATAATGTGATGGAAAGGGGCAGTACACTTTCACTGGGACAAAGGCAGTTGTTGTCTTTTATAAGGGCGCTCCTGTATGATCCTTCTATTTTAATCCTGGATGAAGCAACTTCGAGTGTAGATACTGAAAGTGAACAACTTATACAACATGCCATTGAGGCACTGATCTCAGGAAGAACTGCCATTGTGATTGCCCACCGGCTCAGTACGATCCGGCGGGCCGACAAAATCATTGTACTTGAAAAGGGAGAGATCCGTGAAATCGGCAATCATGAAGACCTGATGGAAAGAGAGGGGTATTATTATTCCCTTTACCAAAGTCAGTTTGAAGAAGCCGGTAAGGGAGAGCGGTAG
- the atpH gene encoding ATP synthase F1 subunit delta, whose product MRNSRVANRYSKALMDLAVETKQVEAVKKDIENIRLATTGELNQVLLSPIIRHEKKVQIFSAIFSGKITRLTESFFNLVFAKGREVVLREILVEFDNEYRRMKGIKVLELTTAIPVSESLKADLKQKFEALPRYKGIQMEIEETVDEKILGGFLAQIDDQLFDASIRHDLAVIKKQFVENMYVQKIR is encoded by the coding sequence ATGCGCAATTCACGTGTTGCAAACCGATACTCGAAAGCCCTCATGGATCTTGCTGTAGAAACCAAACAGGTTGAGGCAGTAAAGAAAGACATTGAGAATATCAGGCTGGCCACCACGGGTGAACTAAACCAGGTATTATTGTCGCCCATAATCCGTCACGAAAAAAAGGTGCAAATATTTTCTGCCATATTCAGCGGGAAGATCACCCGGTTGACCGAATCATTTTTCAACCTGGTCTTTGCCAAGGGCAGGGAGGTTGTTTTACGGGAAATCCTGGTAGAATTCGATAATGAATACCGTCGGATGAAAGGGATTAAGGTACTGGAGTTGACCACTGCCATACCTGTTTCTGAATCTTTAAAAGCTGACCTCAAGCAAAAATTTGAGGCTTTGCCACGTTACAAGGGTATTCAAATGGAAATAGAAGAAACTGTGGATGAAAAAATTCTGGGGGGCTTCCTGGCCCAGATCGATGACCAGTTATTCGATGCCAGTATAAGGCATGACCTGGCCGTAATCAAAAAACAATTTGTAGAGAACATGTATGTTCAGAAAATCAGATAA